One region of Labrus mixtus chromosome 1, fLabMix1.1, whole genome shotgun sequence genomic DNA includes:
- the katnb1 gene encoding katanin p80 WD40 repeat-containing subunit B1, with the protein MAAANTTKISWRLQEFEAHSRSVSCLALAKSSGRLLATGGEDCTVNIWAVSKANCIMSLTGHKNPVECVLFNMSEEQVVAGSRSGSVRIWDLEAAKSLRTLMGHKANITSLGFHPFGDFLASSSMDTNIKLWDVRRKGYVFRYKGHTQAVRSLAFSPDGKWLASASDDCTVKLWDLTQGKTITEFKSHTAAVNIVQFHPNEYLLASGSSDRTIKLWDLEKFRMIGSLEGDTTPVRSIFFSPDGSCLYSGATDSLRVFGWEPDRCFDVVPVGWGKVADLAVCNQQLIGVSHELSSVSSYVVDLKRVKKSGGSVIQGIIKDNQPLAEPNDPKGAALRKNYERPTTTCSSQRLKQSSDADRRSPEGERRSLSEDEAEEKLSSAEIHNAEDYKEIFQPKTAISRTPPKMSEPFPAPPEDETILAIGRQLKDMISPLPDKQQAAPLASSTPVQRVEPTVVSCAKRPVPSAVVPIPSNPPSLGPPPPSQPPIITAKSKQQPKIILSTRNEPIGLNVADFLPSPPNNRAVSLSDEEALSQIKKGHDTMCVMLSSRHKNLQTVRAVWAREDIKSALDAAVSMNDLSIVVDILNIINLQPSLWKLDLCTTILPQIDKLLQSKYESYMQTGCTSLKLVMKHFWMLISDTLKATPSVGVDITREERHQKCRACCRQLKNLSNVVKNKAAQVGRHGSAFKELQLLMAPLDDAL; encoded by the exons ATGGCTGCTGCCAACACCACCAAGATCTCATGGAGACTAC AGGAGTTCGAGGCTCACTCCCGCAGTGTCTCCTGTTTGGCTCTGGCCAAAAGCTCCGGCCGACTGCTGGCcacaggaggagaggactgcACCGTCAACATCTGGGCTGTCAGCAAGGCCAACTGCATCATG AGTTTGACTGGTCACAAGAACCCAGTGGAGTGTGTCCTGTTCAACATGTCAGAAGAGCAGGTCGTCGCCGGGTCCAGGTCTGGTTCGGTGCGAATCTGGGACCTGGAGGCTGCCAAGA GTTTAAGGACTCTGATGGGACACAAAGCCAACATCACCAGTTTGGGCTTCCATCCGTTTGGAGACTTTCTTGCCTCAAGCTCTATGGACACAAACATCAAG CTGTGGGACGTGAGGAGGAAAGGATACGTGTTCAGATACAAG gGTCACACTCAGGCAGTGAGGAGTCTGGCCTTCAGTCCAGATGGGAAGTGGTTGGCCTCAGCCAGTGACGACTGCACAGTCAAG CTGTGGGACCTCACTCAGGGGAAGACAATCACAGAGTTTAAGTCTCACACTGCAGCCGTCAACATCGTTCAGTTTCACCCTAATGAGTACCTGTTGGCTTCAGGCAGCTCTGACAG GACTATCAAGCTGTGGGATCTGGAGAAGTTCCGAATGATCGGCTCGTTGGAGGGGGACACGACCCCCGTCAGGTCTATATTTTTCAGCCCGGACGGCAGCTGTCTGTACAGCGGCGCCACAGACTCTCTGCGAGTTTTCGGCTGGGAGCCTGACCGCTGCTTTGATGTGGTGCCAGTGGGCTGGGGAAAAGTGGCTGACCTGGCGGTCTGCAACCAGCAGCTG ATCGGTGTGTCTCATGAGCTCTCCAGTGTGTCCTCCTACGTTGTGGATCTGAAGCGGGTGAAGAAGAGCGGCGGCTCTGTGATCCAGGGAATCATTAAGGATAACCAGCCGCTCGCAGAGCCGAATGATCCCAAAGGAGCTGCACTGCGCAAGAACTACGAGAGACCCACGACCACCTGCAGCTCACAGAG gttaAAGCAGAGTTCAGATGCTGATAGGCGGAGCCCTGAAGGTGAGAGGCGGAGCCTCAGTGAGGACGAGGCGGAAGAGAAATTGTCATCAGCCGAAATCCACAATGCAGAAGATTACAAAGAGATCTTCCAGCCAAAGACCGCCATCT CACGTACTCCTCCCAAAATGTCCGAGCCCTTCCCCGCTCCTCCAGAGGACG AGACAATATTAGCGATCGGCCGTCAGCTGAAGGACATGATATCTCCTTTACCTGACAAGCAGCAG GCTGCTCCACTGGCCTCCTCCACACCGGTCCAGAGGGTGGAGCCTACAGTGGTCTCCTGTGCTAAACGCCCCGTCCCCTCAGCCGTTGTCCCAATACCCTCAAACCCCCCCTCTTTAGGCCCGCCTCCTCCCTCTCAGCCTCCAATCATCACAGCGAAGTCTAAACAGCAACCTAAAATCATCCTCAGCACCAGGAACGAGCCGATCGGACTCAACGTGGCTGACTTCCTGCCG TCTCCTCCAAACAACCGAGCCGTCTCTCTGAGCGATGAGGAGGCGCTGTCTCAGATCAAGAAGGGTCACGACACTATGTGTGTGATGCTGAGCAGCCGACACAAGAACCTGCAGACGGTCCGAGCCGTGTGGGCCCGAGAGGACATCAAG agcgCTCTGGATGCTGCCGTCTCCATGAATGACCTGTCGATTGTGGTGGACATCCTCAACATTATTAACCTCCAACC GTCTCTGTGGAAGCTGGACCTGTGTACAACCATTCTTCCTCAGATTGACAAACTGCTGCAGAGTAAATATGAGAG CTACATGCAGACCGGCTGCACGTCTCTGAAGCTGGTCATGAAACACTTCTGGATGCTGATCTCCGACACGCTGAAGGCGACGCCGTCTGTGGGGGTCGACATCACACGAGAAGAGCG acACCAGAAGTGCCGAGCGTGCTGCAGGCAGCTGAAGAACCTGAGCAACGTGGTGAAGAACAAAGCGGCGCAGGTCGGTCGTCACGGCAGCGCCttcaaagagctgcagctgctcaTGGCGCCGCTCGACGACGCTCTCTGA